DNA sequence from the Sediminibacillus dalangtanensis genome:
ATCTGCAACTCCTTTGATCCACTTTTCGCTGCCGCAATTTCCGCAAACATGTCCTTCGTCAACCGGGTGGAAACAATCCGAACAAACGGTTTCATGATATTTACCCAGCAGCGGATTCATCCCATAATTGGCTTCAATCCTCCGCCCGTTCAGCTGTTGCAAAGCCCATTTTAATTCTTGAAAAGAAGGGGCCTCCATACGTATTTTCTGATACTCCCTGCCTATTTTGGCCAGCGAATGAGCGTCCGAGTTTGACAAAAAAGAAAACGGGTGCAGTTCCTCAATCTGATCAGCCATTTTCGTATCGGCACTCAACCCGAGTTCTATGCCATCGATTAAATCAGGATCCAATATTTCTGTCAGCGACTGCTTTACCCCTTTTCCGTATAAGCTTTTAAACGGCGTGAAAACATGGGCGGGAATGAACAGGCCTGATAGTTCCTTTACTTTGTCCTGCAGCTGTTTAGCAGTTCCGTAATATCGTTGCGAGCTAAGATGGATATTGGTCACTCGCTCTTTTAACCACTCAGTGAATCCTTTCATGCTTTCCAAATCGGGGAAAAAACAAAGAACATGGATTGGACCTTGGCATAGCGAATCATACACCTCCACTTCCGAGCCAAGAATTAAGGTGGTCCGCTCATATTGAATGCCGCCATCTTGCAATGGCCATGCACCGTGATCGGCGATCAATTCTCTCAATTCCGATTGGACAGCGGGGACGTGACTGTCTATTACACCGACCAAATCCATGCCTTTATGCCTGCTCGCTTCTATTAAGATGTGCGACAAGGTCAGTGACTTCGCTCCTGTTATCTTTACCGGTTTATTGAACATGTCACGGCCTATATGGATATGCAAATCGGCAAAGTAACTGGATAACGCCATTTTACTTACTCTCCAAAAGCCGCAAATAAAGGACGGCATAGGCCGTTTTTACATCATGTATCCGCTGCTCTTTGACCAGCTGTTCCGCTTCCTCAAGACTCAATTCCAGTATATCGACAAATTCATCTTCATCTCCTGCAACTTCTTCCTCTAATAGGTGGAGATCCTTGGTAATGTAAAGGTGGATGATTTCATCGGCAAAACCCGGTGAAGTATAAAAAGAGGTCAGAAAAGTCAATTCATTGGTGGTATAACCTGTTTCCTCTTCGAGCTCCCTTTTGGCAGTGATTTCCGGCTTTTCACCAGGTTCCAGTTTACCGGCAGGAATTTCTACCAGTGTCTTTTCCAATGGCTTCCGGTACTGCTCGACAAAAAGGATTTTATTGTCCTTTGTCACGGGAATAATTGCGACAGCTCCTGGGTGTTTGATGATTTCACGTTTCGATGTATTTCCGTCAGGCAGTGACACTTCATCCACCTGAAGTTTGACCACTTTTCCATTAAATATTGTTTCAGAAGCTATTGTACGTTCTTCAAATTTATCCATGTATATCCTCCTAGGAGCTTATTTTTTAGGCAATATTTTAAAAGATTGTTGCTTTGAAAGAACATATACTGAAATTTAAACTTTTAACAGGAGCTCTTCACATTCTTTACTCGTATGTACTTATACTTCGCTTCGGGAAGCGAAGTATTCTGCCCCAGCATGGGGACGCTCAACAAAAATCGGAGTGAGAGAAGGGCACAAAACCATTTCCTATGTCACAGGTGACTATGGGACTTTCAAGCAACCTTAACCTGAGAGCATAAATAGTTTAACATAGATGCCCTGCCTGATTCTTCTCATTTGTCATTCAGTTGTCCTATTCCTTACAATAGAAACCAAATAGAATCAGGAGGAGATATAATGGATAAACGGCAAATCGGTAATTCTGACCTCTATGTGTCCCAGGTCGGACTCGGTTGTATGTCCCTGGGAACAGACGAGCAGAAAGCTGAATATATCATAGACGAAGCGCTTGATTCAGGGATTAATTACTTAGACACAGCCGATTTATATGACCTGGGAAAGAATGAAGAAATCGTCGGTAAAGCATTAAAAGGGAAAAGGGATCGGGTTATCCTTGCAACAAAAGTCGGAAACCACTTTAACCACCAGAATGGGGATTGGTTTTGGGATCCTTCTAAAAAGTATATTAAATCAGAAGTGAAAGAAAGTTTACGAAGGCTAGGTACCGAATATATCGATTTATATCAATTGCACGGCGGAACGATCGATGATCCCATCGATGAAACAATCGAAGCATTCGAGGAACTGAAACAGGAAGGCGTCATCCGTTATTACGGAATATCTTCCATTCGCCCTAATGTAATAAGGGAATATATTGAACGTTCTTCTATCGTAAGCGTGATGATGCAATATAGTTTATTAGATCGCAGGCCTGAAGAAAAGATACTCGACCTTCTCCATGAAAATAACATCAGCGTGCTGGCAAGAGGCCCACTGGCCAAAGGTATGCTAAGCGACCAGGCACACGAAAAAGTTGCATCGAAAGGGAAAGATGGATATCTTGATTACAGCCTTGAAGAACTCCAAGCAATTACGGAGCGCCTAAAAGCGTATAGCGGAGCTGACAGAACGAGAACAGCGTTAGCGCTTCAGTATGTCTTACAGCATCCTGCTGTGGCGGCAGCCGTATTCGGAGCTAGCAGTTCCCGTCAGCTGCAGGACAACTTGTCTATTCAGACTGCTGAGCCATTGACAGCTGAAGATGTTAACAATTTGAAATCCATCAGTAAACCAATACATTATGCGCAACACCGCTAAGCAAGGTTTGGAAAAAAGAACGTAGTGGCAAAGCAAAAACCGAACGATAAGCCACCAAACCTTTCGGACTCGTTCGGTTTTTTTGTTCCTTTGCTGTTTCTCCCAAAGCGTGCCTAATCGAATGCTTGAAGTAGGTTTTTTACTACTTGCCACTTATTCCCAGCTCTTATTTCATCCTATTTCCTAGTTGATTTAAACAGCGTAAGAAGCAATCCACGATCGTCACGACGTTCCAGCCCGTAAGCTCTCAAGAAAAGGAAACTGCGCAACATCTTTTATCACCGGTATAAGGACTGAAAATTCACTTAAATTGATGCCAATCAAGCTCACTGTCATTCAACAGTTCTTCAAAGCTTTTATTCGCCTCTTTTCGTTGACGCTCCCTTAGTTGCCTCTGCTTTTCCTCCTCTTGTTTGGCCTTTTCTTTATTTTTCAATTGCCTTTTCTTCGAGGATAGCTGTTGTACTAAGTCTGGATTCAATCGATCCTTTAATGAGTGGATATCTTCATTCTGTCTCTTTTGGCCCATTAGACTGTCACATCCCTTTTAAGCTCTCCGGGGGAAATAAACCCGTTCAATATTCCTTGCGGGCTGGTTAAACGGAATGTTTGCTGGTTAAAATCCAACGTCATTTCGTTTTCAAAAAAAGTTGCCTGCTGTGGATGGATGATGACCGATAAGTGCTCGTTTTCTACTTCCAGGTCATCCGCATGTTTAACATCACGCCATCTGATCGTCGGTACCCCATTCACTCCACAGCATCCCTCTGTATCATAATAAATTTGCAGATATGCTTGTTGATCAGTCTTCATCTCTTGAAGCAATCGGTTCAGTGCAGCCTCTGTAATTGTCAAATGCATCGGCGCACACCTCCTTTAGTAATACAATTATAACAATCACCTCTGAACAATTCATTTCAGTCGAACTATTTTTTATTAAATTGTTTCTTCAATAGTTTCTCCATCCAGACAGGTGAAATTTGATAGAGCTTGCTTCCGATTTCCATCCAAC
Encoded proteins:
- a CDS encoding endonuclease Q family protein gives rise to the protein MALSSYFADLHIHIGRDMFNKPVKITGAKSLTLSHILIEASRHKGMDLVGVIDSHVPAVQSELRELIADHGAWPLQDGGIQYERTTLILGSEVEVYDSLCQGPIHVLCFFPDLESMKGFTEWLKERVTNIHLSSQRYYGTAKQLQDKVKELSGLFIPAHVFTPFKSLYGKGVKQSLTEILDPDLIDGIELGLSADTKMADQIEELHPFSFLSNSDAHSLAKIGREYQKIRMEAPSFQELKWALQQLNGRRIEANYGMNPLLGKYHETVCSDCFHPVDEGHVCGNCGSEKWIKGVADRIRELANATNFPSRPPYIHQVPLEYLPTLGPKTLHKLLDAFGTEMHILHHTSKQALEKVVSDKLAEAIIAMREGKLKAVAGGGGRYGKIKLP
- a CDS encoding NUDIX domain-containing protein, which translates into the protein MDKFEERTIASETIFNGKVVKLQVDEVSLPDGNTSKREIIKHPGAVAIIPVTKDNKILFVEQYRKPLEKTLVEIPAGKLEPGEKPEITAKRELEEETGYTTNELTFLTSFYTSPGFADEIIHLYITKDLHLLEEEVAGDEDEFVDILELSLEEAEQLVKEQRIHDVKTAYAVLYLRLLESK
- a CDS encoding aldo/keto reductase, with the translated sequence MDKRQIGNSDLYVSQVGLGCMSLGTDEQKAEYIIDEALDSGINYLDTADLYDLGKNEEIVGKALKGKRDRVILATKVGNHFNHQNGDWFWDPSKKYIKSEVKESLRRLGTEYIDLYQLHGGTIDDPIDETIEAFEELKQEGVIRYYGISSIRPNVIREYIERSSIVSVMMQYSLLDRRPEEKILDLLHENNISVLARGPLAKGMLSDQAHEKVASKGKDGYLDYSLEELQAITERLKAYSGADRTRTALALQYVLQHPAVAAAVFGASSSRQLQDNLSIQTAEPLTAEDVNNLKSISKPIHYAQHR
- a CDS encoding YqkE family protein; amino-acid sequence: MGQKRQNEDIHSLKDRLNPDLVQQLSSKKRQLKNKEKAKQEEEKQRQLRERQRKEANKSFEELLNDSELDWHQFK
- a CDS encoding iron-sulfur cluster biosynthesis family protein; this translates as MHLTITEAALNRLLQEMKTDQQAYLQIYYDTEGCCGVNGVPTIRWRDVKHADDLEVENEHLSVIIHPQQATFFENEMTLDFNQQTFRLTSPQGILNGFISPGELKRDVTV